The proteins below are encoded in one region of Candidatus Nanoarchaeia archaeon:
- a CDS encoding STT3 domain-containing protein: MEEGSGGAKRFDWKSFLLSKQWVLLLLIPLIITLVVRLEPARLVPLESAAEANVINFYRSQVTQAIAAQYPNLPEETRKAQAEESLKRFLQDNREQVQNQIREAANSLKSQLQYQSGKKSYAYIGDIDSYYWLRMARNIVEKGSQCDFIDKENGFCMDSYTTAPKPKGKVYDYYPVVIVGVYSTLRLVNPDLSLMQASFLTPLVLSLILTIPLFLLLRRIGGNTAAVIGTVLVNVNPFVLSRTLGSDSDIVNIFFQAFFLWLAIGCFYAKTARARSLWAFSAGLCLSLYSLFWIGWWYLADLFLLALFLKGGYAVLHDWLSEGGIHLKKGTLQEFGFTAGAFLLAVIIFFGILFNSPSALVRVVGDQIKVLSFKVAANPNLWPNVLPTVAEFNSLSVRETVANSQNMLGLSSWIVGAVGVVLPSSFENALLAGMPLYLMAVLGIIFLIFPSTRFIRAHFQSFLLLLFLSVLIYFMIKGSSSGLSFFLLMVPVLLALYLHLRIREEADFYPDVVFLLTIIIVLVSYFATTGVRFLFLMVIPVSIFASLFLVRAGTMLFSTLGTLLHAPKRAVRACLLLVLIMFMLPPVKYGFATSQSYLPNVTDAWVETLEKIRNESKPNAIINSWWDFGHWFKYFADRGVTLDGSSQNSPQLHWLGKLLLTSDENLSRGILRMLDCGANDAFATLLGFQNDTPFAYDLLNEIIAEDQPRAKALLIEHGLTESEAEKVLAFSHCDPPEDFLITSEDMIGKGGVWAHFGSWDFKKSYLNAAVGKQTDAQLIEKFQSDYDVPSEQTKQWIQEYRSLRNEDNINAWIAPWPSYLTGLNRCENRGNVSVCAYSQGGNQFPVVVDYAAKQAFIERADGLRAYPAAVSFLEGESYELVRNTQDPLGFGIATKKEGDNVQAAFMSPELVGSMFTRLFFFDGVGLHSFEKFHDTTTLRGERIITWKVVWEPAAP; the protein is encoded by the coding sequence ATGGAAGAGGGGAGTGGGGGCGCGAAGAGGTTTGACTGGAAATCCTTTCTCTTAAGCAAGCAGTGGGTGCTTCTTCTGCTGATTCCGCTGATTATCACTCTTGTGGTCAGGCTTGAGCCGGCAAGGCTGGTTCCTCTTGAGAGCGCTGCTGAGGCGAATGTTATCAATTTCTACCGGTCTCAGGTAACCCAGGCAATTGCAGCCCAGTATCCCAACCTTCCTGAGGAGACGCGGAAGGCGCAGGCTGAAGAAAGCCTTAAACGATTCTTGCAGGACAATCGCGAGCAGGTGCAGAATCAGATTCGGGAGGCCGCAAACAGCCTGAAATCACAGCTCCAGTACCAATCCGGGAAAAAGAGTTATGCCTATATCGGTGATATTGATTCCTACTACTGGCTGCGCATGGCAAGGAACATTGTCGAGAAAGGAAGCCAATGCGATTTTATCGACAAAGAAAACGGCTTTTGCATGGATTCCTATACGACTGCGCCAAAGCCTAAAGGGAAGGTCTATGATTATTATCCTGTCGTGATTGTTGGTGTCTACTCCACCCTGCGGCTGGTTAATCCAGACCTGAGTCTCATGCAGGCCTCATTCCTCACACCTTTAGTGCTTTCACTTATCCTTACAATACCTCTCTTCCTGCTCCTGCGGAGGATTGGGGGGAACACTGCAGCGGTCATCGGGACTGTGTTGGTTAATGTTAATCCTTTTGTGCTGAGCAGGACTTTAGGGTCTGACAGCGACATCGTCAACATATTCTTCCAAGCTTTCTTCCTGTGGCTGGCGATTGGATGCTTCTACGCAAAGACAGCGAGAGCAAGATCCCTCTGGGCATTCTCTGCCGGCCTTTGCCTTTCCCTCTATTCCCTCTTCTGGATTGGCTGGTGGTATCTTGCTGACCTGTTCCTGCTGGCACTTTTCCTGAAGGGAGGATACGCTGTCCTTCATGACTGGCTTTCAGAAGGCGGGATTCATCTCAAAAAAGGCACCTTGCAGGAGTTTGGCTTCACTGCAGGCGCATTTCTCCTGGCGGTTATCATCTTTTTCGGTATACTCTTTAATTCTCCGTCGGCGCTTGTTCGCGTTGTTGGAGACCAGATCAAGGTGCTGAGCTTTAAGGTGGCAGCAAATCCAAACCTCTGGCCGAATGTGCTGCCGACTGTTGCGGAGTTTAACAGCTTGAGTGTCAGGGAGACTGTGGCAAACTCCCAGAATATGCTGGGCCTCTCATCTTGGATAGTGGGGGCTGTCGGTGTGGTTCTCCCTTCATCTTTTGAGAATGCACTGCTGGCTGGCATGCCTTTGTACCTGATGGCAGTTTTGGGCATCATATTTCTCATCTTTCCATCTACACGATTTATCCGAGCGCATTTTCAGTCTTTTTTGCTTTTGCTGTTCTTAAGCGTCCTCATTTACTTCATGATCAAGGGAAGCTCATCCGGGCTCTCTTTCTTCCTGCTGATGGTGCCTGTCCTTCTGGCACTCTACCTGCACCTGCGCATTCGCGAAGAGGCAGATTTCTATCCTGATGTGGTCTTTCTATTGACGATCATCATTGTTCTGGTTTCCTACTTTGCAACAACTGGCGTGCGGTTTTTGTTCCTGATGGTTATTCCGGTGAGCATCTTTGCCTCTCTTTTCCTGGTTAGAGCAGGAACGATGCTTTTTTCAACACTCGGAACTCTGCTGCATGCGCCGAAGCGGGCTGTTCGCGCTTGCCTGCTGCTTGTTCTGATTATGTTCATGCTCCCTCCTGTAAAATACGGTTTTGCCACGAGCCAGAGTTATCTGCCGAATGTAACCGATGCCTGGGTCGAGACTCTGGAAAAGATACGGAATGAGTCAAAGCCAAATGCAATCATCAACAGCTGGTGGGATTTTGGCCATTGGTTCAAGTATTTCGCTGATCGGGGGGTGACCCTCGATGGAAGTTCGCAGAACAGCCCCCAGCTTCACTGGCTTGGAAAGCTTCTCCTGACATCTGATGAGAACCTCTCCCGCGGAATATTGCGGATGCTTGACTGCGGAGCAAATGACGCTTTTGCAACATTGCTCGGGTTTCAGAACGATACTCCCTTTGCTTATGACCTACTGAATGAGATCATTGCGGAGGATCAGCCAAGGGCGAAAGCGCTTCTTATCGAGCACGGGCTCACAGAATCCGAAGCTGAGAAGGTTTTGGCATTCAGCCACTGCGATCCGCCTGAAGATTTCCTCATCACCTCCGAAGATATGATCGGAAAGGGGGGAGTCTGGGCGCATTTCGGAAGCTGGGATTTTAAGAAGTCCTACCTGAATGCCGCAGTGGGCAAGCAGACTGATGCTCAACTTATTGAGAAGTTCCAGAGTGATTATGATGTTCCTTCAGAGCAGACGAAGCAATGGATCCAAGAATACCGATCCCTGCGTAACGAGGATAACATTAATGCCTGGATTGCTCCGTGGCCAAGCTATCTGACGGGATTGAATCGATGCGAGAACAGGGGGAATGTATCGGTCTGTGCATACTCGCAAGGAGGGAATCAATTTCCAGTAGTTGTTGATTACGCCGCAAAACAGGCTTTTATTGAGCGAGCTGATGGGCTTCGGGCATATCCTGCTGCAGTGAGTTTTTTGGAGGGAGAATCCTATGAGCTTGTCCGCAATACACAGGATCCCCTTGGATTTGGGATTGCAACAAAGAAAGAGGGGGATAATGTCCAGGCTGCGTTTATGTCACCTGAGTTGGTTGGCAGTATGTTCACGAGGCTTTTCTTCTTTGATGGAGTTGGATTGCATTCATTTGAGAAGTTCCATGACACCACCACGCTGCGTGGAGAGCGGATCATCACGTGGAAGGTAGTGTGGGAGCCGGCTGCTCCGTAA
- the dph5 gene encoding diphthine synthase, protein MTLYLIGAGLCSEKDLTLKAIEILNQCDLVYFESYTSKLAAPPASYESLIKKKIIVADRAVIEQENILDEARSKNVAILFPGDPFAATTHSSLLLDAKQIGIPVVVVPNASILTAVGVTGLQLYKFGKVASIPLEHQHLESPYTILAENLSIGGHTLFLLECDGERFVSIPQAIAYLLSFRKLFFESTVCVGVARLGWPDQFIKAGTAASLLNQDFGDAPQSLIVPGNLHFKEEEALKLWQ, encoded by the coding sequence ATGACGCTCTATCTCATAGGCGCAGGCCTGTGCAGCGAGAAGGATCTAACCCTAAAAGCTATCGAGATCCTGAATCAGTGTGATCTGGTCTATTTTGAGAGCTATACCTCGAAGCTAGCTGCTCCACCTGCCTCCTACGAATCCCTGATCAAGAAAAAGATCATTGTTGCAGACCGTGCAGTGATTGAACAGGAAAACATCTTGGACGAGGCACGATCAAAAAATGTTGCCATACTCTTTCCTGGAGACCCGTTTGCAGCAACAACACACAGCTCTCTTCTCCTTGACGCGAAACAAATCGGGATACCCGTTGTTGTTGTGCCGAATGCATCAATTCTCACAGCTGTGGGCGTAACAGGCCTGCAATTGTACAAGTTTGGGAAGGTTGCCTCAATACCTTTGGAGCACCAACATCTCGAGAGCCCCTACACCATCCTTGCGGAAAATCTTTCCATAGGCGGTCACACCTTATTCCTGCTTGAGTGCGACGGGGAGCGTTTTGTTTCTATTCCGCAGGCCATCGCTTATCTTTTATCTTTCAGGAAGCTTTTTTTTGAAAGCACGGTTTGTGTAGGCGTGGCACGGCTGGGTTGGCCGGATCAATTCATCAAGGCAGGCACTGCTGCGTCTTTGCTGAATCAGGACTTCGGTGATGCTCCGCAGAGCCTGATTGTACCCGGAAATCTGCATTTCAAAGAGGAAGAAGCGCTGAAATTGTGGCAGTAG
- the ftsZ gene encoding cell division protein FtsZ, whose protein sequence is MEFLIENAKKAMSDPLSYDAVKVGQANIKVIGCGGAGNNMVNWLYKKGIKGAEIMACNTDKQHLDVTEADHKFIIGEGVTRGLGCGGFPQKGYEAAQESLLQIKESIKGSDMVFVCAGMGGGTGTGSAPVVAGTARDQGAIVIGTVTMPFKIERARCDKAEYGLQQLREVCDTVIVIDNNRLVEIAGSLPIQQAFAVANELVATMIKGIVETIAIPSLVNLDFADVKAIMKGSGVAAIGVGTSDTENRVEEATKGALNNPLLDISYEGATGALIHVAGGPDMTLENINKVGELVTESLDDDANVIWGARVSDELKGRIIVMTIVTGVQSPWITGKTAGRIAEPLREAEELNEGLGIEIVR, encoded by the coding sequence ATGGAGTTTCTAATCGAGAATGCAAAGAAAGCTATGTCTGACCCGCTGAGCTACGATGCAGTAAAGGTTGGTCAAGCTAACATTAAGGTTATCGGATGCGGAGGCGCTGGTAATAATATGGTGAATTGGCTCTATAAAAAAGGGATCAAGGGAGCTGAGATCATGGCCTGCAACACAGACAAGCAGCATCTCGATGTCACTGAAGCCGATCATAAGTTTATCATTGGGGAAGGAGTAACCCGTGGCCTTGGATGCGGAGGATTCCCTCAAAAAGGGTATGAAGCTGCCCAGGAAAGCCTTCTTCAGATTAAAGAGAGTATAAAGGGTTCTGATATGGTATTTGTGTGTGCTGGCATGGGCGGAGGCACAGGAACAGGTTCTGCTCCAGTGGTTGCAGGAACAGCCCGTGATCAGGGTGCGATAGTGATTGGAACAGTCACTATGCCATTTAAGATTGAGCGCGCTCGATGCGACAAGGCAGAGTATGGCCTCCAGCAGCTGCGAGAGGTGTGTGACACGGTAATTGTCATAGACAACAACAGGCTGGTGGAGATTGCTGGAAGCCTTCCGATTCAGCAGGCCTTTGCAGTTGCCAATGAGCTGGTCGCAACCATGATCAAAGGGATTGTCGAGACGATAGCGATTCCATCATTGGTGAACCTTGACTTTGCAGATGTAAAGGCTATCATGAAAGGCTCAGGAGTTGCTGCAATTGGTGTGGGAACCTCTGACACAGAGAATAGGGTGGAAGAAGCTACTAAAGGAGCGCTTAACAACCCTCTCCTTGACATCAGCTATGAAGGAGCAACCGGAGCGCTTATCCACGTGGCAGGAGGGCCGGACATGACCTTGGAGAACATCAACAAGGTAGGAGAACTGGTCACTGAAAGCCTTGATGACGACGCCAATGTAATCTGGGGAGCAAGAGTATCTGACGAGCTCAAAGGCAGGATTATAGTAATGACGATTGTCACAGGAGTACAAAGTCCTTGGATTACAGGGAAAACCGCAGGAAGGATTGCTGAACCTCTCAGGGAGGCAGAAGAGCTCAATGAAGGATTAGGCATTGAAATAGTACGATGA